One part of the Phycisphaeraceae bacterium genome encodes these proteins:
- a CDS encoding DUF5009 domain-containing protein, producing MPQPAGRVRSLDVFRGATVAAMLLVNNPGSFEHTFPPLAHADWNGWTLADLVFPFFLFIMGAAIAFSRRLAGAGRSAATRVVLQRAAIIIALGLFISAFPRFELSSLRYLGVLQRIGICYAAVALGALWLSPGVQLGLAFALLVAYQAVLLLVSPPGSVAPDLSVAGNLVGSVDRIVLGQAHMLGQQPFDPEGLLSTIPAIATTCLGLVAGLALRASVSPGIAPRVRRTLGRRVLASGMMLALAGLGLGRFGGIPINKQLWTPAYVLFTGGLAAVVLVACSALLDRAPDREPPQQGSDQPSAPRTGAFTILGRNAILIYVGSLLLAKVLTKLPVTFRGEKTTPQQVLYEHLLLPRMPSSLTIGPEIASLLYAAVVTAAWFAVAWLLHRRRIYLRV from the coding sequence CGCGGCGATGCTGCTGGTCAACAACCCCGGTTCGTTCGAGCACACCTTCCCGCCTCTCGCGCACGCCGACTGGAACGGCTGGACGCTCGCCGACCTGGTCTTCCCGTTCTTCCTGTTCATCATGGGGGCCGCGATCGCGTTCTCACGCCGCCTCGCCGGCGCCGGGCGGAGCGCCGCGACACGCGTGGTTCTCCAGCGCGCGGCGATCATCATCGCGCTGGGGCTGTTCATCTCGGCCTTCCCCCGCTTCGAACTCTCGTCGCTCCGGTATCTCGGTGTGCTGCAGCGCATCGGCATCTGCTACGCCGCGGTTGCGCTGGGCGCCCTGTGGCTCTCGCCGGGGGTTCAACTCGGTCTGGCGTTCGCCCTGCTCGTGGCGTACCAGGCCGTGCTGCTGCTGGTGTCACCGCCGGGCTCGGTCGCGCCGGACCTCTCGGTGGCCGGCAACCTGGTCGGCTCTGTTGACCGCATTGTCCTTGGACAGGCGCACATGCTCGGGCAGCAGCCATTCGATCCCGAGGGGCTCCTCTCGACGATCCCCGCGATCGCGACAACCTGCCTCGGCCTTGTCGCGGGGTTGGCCCTGCGGGCTTCCGTGTCGCCGGGCATCGCACCCCGTGTACGGCGGACGCTGGGTCGGCGCGTGCTCGCATCGGGCATGATGCTCGCCCTCGCCGGGCTCGGACTCGGCCGCTTCGGCGGGATCCCGATCAACAAGCAGCTCTGGACACCGGCGTACGTGCTCTTCACCGGCGGCCTCGCGGCGGTCGTGCTCGTCGCGTGCTCCGCGCTCCTCGACCGAGCGCCGGATCGCGAGCCACCTCAACAGGGCTCTGACCAGCCTTCTGCGCCCCGCACCGGCGCGTTCACCATCCTCGGCCGCAACGCCATCCTCATCTACGTCGGTTCCCTGCTCCTCGCCAAGGTCCTCACGAAACTACCGGTCACGTTCCGCGGCGAGAAGACAACCCCGCAGCAGGTCCTGTACGAGCACCTCCTGCTGCCACGAATGCCCTCATCGCTCACGATCGGCCCGGAGATCGCGTCGCTGCTCTATGCCGCGGTTGTCACCGCCGCGTGGTTCGCTGTCGCCTGGCTGCTGCACCGCCGGCGAATCTACCTTCGGGTGTGA
- a CDS encoding glycosyltransferase gives MGSDAKALPEIELSVVAPAHNEEDNVAALADEVARSLEPLGIPFELVVVDDGSTDSTRLRLVDLMRSRPWLRCVAMTQTPAGSGNGQSAAFHAGFRACRGRLIGTLDADLQNNPADFPKMLDLLRREGADMVQGDRSHARRDNAVRRVGSVVGRVFRRMLLGDTIRDTGCSLRVMKREIAVRLPLEFKGMHRFIPVSARHMGYTVVEMPVNHRARMAGTTKYGFGITKRAIPGLIDCFAVRWMRGRRRPVESAEIGRGGQIEADSANGMVEVRSPAGVGAQRVGA, from the coding sequence ATGGGATCGGACGCCAAAGCCCTGCCGGAGATCGAACTGAGCGTTGTCGCCCCGGCGCACAACGAGGAGGACAATGTCGCCGCGCTGGCGGATGAGGTGGCGCGGAGCCTGGAGCCCCTTGGAATCCCCTTCGAACTCGTGGTCGTGGACGACGGGTCGACCGACTCCACGCGCCTGCGGCTGGTGGACCTGATGCGATCCCGCCCGTGGCTGCGCTGCGTGGCGATGACCCAGACCCCCGCGGGGTCGGGGAACGGGCAATCGGCGGCGTTTCACGCGGGGTTCCGCGCGTGCCGCGGCCGGCTGATCGGAACACTCGACGCCGACCTGCAGAACAACCCGGCGGACTTCCCCAAGATGCTCGACCTGCTGCGGCGCGAAGGGGCGGACATGGTGCAGGGCGACCGCTCGCACGCGAGGCGCGACAACGCGGTGCGGAGGGTCGGGTCCGTCGTGGGGCGCGTGTTCCGGAGGATGCTGCTGGGGGACACGATCCGTGATACCGGGTGCTCGCTGCGGGTGATGAAGCGTGAGATCGCCGTGAGGCTGCCGCTGGAGTTCAAGGGGATGCACCGGTTCATCCCGGTGTCGGCGCGGCACATGGGGTACACGGTGGTCGAGATGCCGGTGAACCACCGGGCGCGAATGGCCGGGACGACCAAGTACGGCTTCGGGATCACCAAGCGCGCGATCCCGGGGCTGATCGACTGCTTCGCAGTGCGGTGGATGCGCGGCCGGCGGCGGCCTGTGGAGTCGGCGGAGATCGGGCGCGGCGGGCAGATCGAGGCCGATTCCGCGAACGGCATGGTCGAGGTGCGCAGCCCGGCCGGGGTCGGGGCCCAGAGGGTCGGCGCGTGA
- a CDS encoding lipid-A-disaccharide synthase N-terminal domain-containing protein: MKWEPAALMAIVLALGLWIAFGPPSQPRVALRDGAMTQDVRIGHKRGVLEAVRDPKTGEFTFRVLIGDSTAGGEVMSRELAERVLDPEIVAEAMQPRTNWLFRLLNITSWVNVVWVCIGLGGQLAFSGRMVLQWLVSERRRESVITESFWWFSLLGAVLLFAYFVWRQDPVGILGQASGLVIYARNIRLIRKKKRREVRAGELVRLEGEGNGAHIAADPAPEPMLTLGNPAKPGDHTRR; encoded by the coding sequence GTGAAGTGGGAGCCGGCGGCGCTGATGGCGATCGTGCTGGCGCTGGGGCTGTGGATCGCGTTCGGCCCGCCGAGCCAGCCGCGGGTCGCGCTCCGCGATGGGGCGATGACGCAGGACGTGCGGATCGGGCACAAGCGCGGCGTTCTGGAGGCGGTGCGGGATCCGAAGACCGGCGAGTTCACGTTTCGCGTGCTGATCGGCGACTCGACCGCGGGCGGCGAGGTCATGAGCCGGGAACTGGCGGAGCGGGTGCTCGATCCCGAGATCGTGGCCGAGGCGATGCAGCCGCGGACGAACTGGCTGTTTCGCCTGCTGAACATCACGTCGTGGGTGAACGTCGTGTGGGTGTGCATCGGGCTCGGGGGGCAGCTGGCGTTCTCGGGGCGGATGGTGCTGCAGTGGCTCGTCAGCGAGCGGCGGCGGGAGAGCGTCATCACGGAGTCGTTCTGGTGGTTCAGCCTGCTGGGAGCGGTGCTGTTGTTTGCCTACTTCGTGTGGCGACAGGATCCTGTGGGGATCCTGGGGCAGGCATCCGGGCTGGTGATCTACGCCCGCAACATCCGGCTCATCCGCAAGAAGAAGAGAAGGGAAGTGCGGGCCGGGGAGCTGGTGCGCCTGGAGGGCGAAGGGAACGGAGCGCACATCGCCGCGGACCCGGCGCCGGAGCCGATGCTGACCCTGGGCAACCCCGCCAAACCAGGCGATCACACCCGAAGGTAG